The following proteins come from a genomic window of Paenibacillus spongiae:
- the rsgA gene encoding ribosome small subunit-dependent GTPase A yields the protein MPDSNRNKAMVGRIVKALSGYYYVLPDGADKQSVPVTCRARGIFKKRGESPLVGDLVEYGVTENGEGTVDAILPRTSELIRPPVANIDLAVLVFSVTEPELNLQLLDKFLLHIEHAGIPAILCLSKQDLAEGGPDADEARHIIDEVRRIYEPIGYEVFLTSSRQGEGTSALYERLQDHLAVFAGQSGVGKSSLLNALVPGLSIETNEISSRLGRGKHTTRHVELIPVGQGYVADTPGFSQLDFVELGIEELGSCFREMSELSGACKFRGCTHIHEPGCAVLQALEEGNIAASRHEHYALFMAELKEKKRRY from the coding sequence ATGCCGGACAGCAACCGCAATAAAGCAATGGTCGGTCGGATTGTTAAGGCGCTTAGCGGATATTACTATGTTCTTCCGGATGGAGCGGATAAGCAGAGCGTTCCCGTTACGTGCCGTGCGCGAGGAATCTTCAAGAAGCGCGGGGAATCCCCGTTGGTCGGGGATCTGGTAGAATATGGAGTAACGGAGAATGGGGAAGGTACGGTGGACGCCATCCTTCCCCGTACTTCCGAGCTCATCCGGCCGCCGGTGGCGAATATCGATCTGGCGGTGCTCGTGTTTTCCGTAACGGAGCCTGAGCTTAATTTGCAGCTGCTGGACAAGTTTCTCCTTCATATCGAGCATGCCGGTATACCGGCGATACTATGTTTAAGCAAACAAGATTTGGCCGAAGGCGGACCGGATGCCGATGAAGCCCGCCATATCATTGATGAGGTTCGGAGAATCTATGAACCGATCGGTTATGAGGTCTTCTTAACGAGCTCGCGTCAAGGCGAAGGCACCAGCGCGCTTTATGAGCGCCTGCAGGATCATCTGGCCGTGTTTGCCGGACAATCTGGCGTCGGCAAGTCGTCGCTGCTCAATGCGCTCGTGCCGGGCTTGTCGATTGAGACGAATGAGATCAGCAGCCGGCTCGGAAGAGGGAAGCATACGACCAGGCATGTGGAATTGATTCCTGTCGGGCAAGGCTATGTGGCGGATACGCCCGGCTTCAGCCAGCTGGACTTCGTAGAGCTCGGCATCGAGGAGCTGGGAAGCTGCTTCCGCGAGATGAGTGAGCTGTCCGGCGCCTGCAAATTCCGCGGCTGCACCCACATCCACGAGCCTGGCTGCGCCGTACTCCAAGCGTTGGAGGAAGGCAATATAGCAGCAAGCCGCCATGAGCATTATGCGCTGTTCATGGCGGAGTTGAAAGAGAAAAAGCGGAGGTACTAA
- a CDS encoding Asp23/Gls24 family envelope stress response protein — MPLQLDTELGKVIIADHVIAMLAGSSALECYGLVGMASRKQLKDGITELLGRDNSSRGVEVRRENDRLHIDLYIIVSYGTKISEVAHNIQSKVKYVLNEVVGLKVDYIHIFVQGVRVSG; from the coding sequence ATGCCACTGCAGCTTGACACAGAACTAGGGAAAGTAATCATTGCAGATCATGTTATCGCTATGCTTGCCGGCTCATCGGCACTTGAGTGTTATGGACTTGTCGGTATGGCTTCACGCAAGCAGTTAAAGGACGGTATTACGGAACTGCTCGGTCGGGACAACTCGTCCCGGGGTGTGGAAGTACGCCGAGAGAACGATCGCTTGCACATCGACTTATACATCATCGTTAGCTATGGCACAAAAATTTCCGAGGTGGCGCACAATATTCAGTCTAAAGTGAAGTATGTGCTGAATGAGGTAGTCGGCCTAAAGGTCGATTACATTCATATTTTTGTCCAAGGCGTACGTGTATCTGGGTAG
- a CDS encoding DegV family protein has product MSAIRIVTDSTADIPQDVRERLNIEIVPLKVLFGEETFLDSVTINSGQFFDKLTSSAVLPTTSQPSPAEFMATYDRILNESPGATIISIHLSSALSGTYQSAVLGHSLLERDGDIVVIDSKSASYGFGMLVVKAAELAAAGMPRDQILEEIETMTREKRLYFLVDTLEYLQKGGRIGKAAALFGSILNIKPILSVDADGEVTAVDKVRGQKKALQRIMDLLAKDFGSDPVDITLAWATSNETALELGEQAKARFQVRSTKHTRIGSVIGTYVGPGTVAIFINR; this is encoded by the coding sequence ATGAGTGCGATTCGTATCGTGACAGACAGCACGGCAGATATTCCGCAGGACGTGCGTGAAAGACTAAACATTGAGATCGTTCCGTTGAAAGTATTGTTTGGCGAAGAAACTTTCTTGGACAGCGTTACGATCAACTCGGGTCAATTCTTTGACAAGCTGACGTCGTCAGCCGTACTGCCCACGACATCGCAGCCGTCGCCGGCCGAGTTCATGGCAACCTATGACCGGATTTTAAACGAAAGCCCCGGTGCGACAATTATATCGATTCATCTTTCTTCGGCTCTCAGCGGGACGTATCAATCCGCGGTGCTGGGGCATTCGCTCCTTGAGCGCGATGGCGATATCGTCGTAATCGATTCAAAGTCGGCTTCATATGGTTTCGGTATGCTTGTCGTCAAGGCGGCCGAGTTGGCTGCCGCAGGCATGCCAAGAGATCAAATCCTGGAAGAGATCGAAACGATGACGCGCGAGAAAAGGTTATATTTTCTTGTGGATACCCTCGAATATTTGCAGAAGGGTGGCCGGATCGGGAAGGCGGCGGCTCTGTTCGGCTCGATCTTGAATATTAAGCCGATCCTTTCCGTTGATGCCGATGGCGAAGTAACGGCAGTCGATAAGGTGCGGGGACAGAAGAAAGCCTTGCAGCGAATCATGGACTTGCTTGCCAAAGACTTTGGCAGCGATCCTGTCGACATAACGCTTGCGTGGGCCACTTCGAATGAGACTGCTCTTGAGCTGGGTGAACAGGCTAAAGCACGGTTCCAAGTACGCTCTACGAAGCATACGAGGATTGGATCCGTCATCGGAACCTATGTCGGACCCGGGACTGTGGCTATATTCATTAACCGATGA
- a CDS encoding DAK2 domain-containing protein gives MLSKRFISGSDFTGMVHRGAECLQRNVERVNALNVFPVPDGDTGTNMNLTMTSGVQELVNKPSPAIGKVSEAFSKGLLMGARGNSGVILSQLFRGFSRSLAGQEEINTQQLAAALQHGVDMAYKAVVKPVEGTILTVAKEAAKHAVSIARRTTDVVEMMREVHGKAYEALQRTPDMLPVLKQVGVVDSGGQGLVHIYEGFVQALGEPGYAADQQTGTRQGPGLKAGYTSFAPQQPASAQSRLSTEAIEYLYDMEFFINRKLAGIAALPFDEAAFKKALAKDGDSILVIADDEIIKVHVHSRKPGDVMNYALPYGELTDIHILNMREQHRDLLHDESTTADQPNTGEAITRSIEDEALGMSVPEVLTGAPIDSVPVEQAHEWAPYGIIAVAMGEGISNIFLDNNVDIVLSGGQTMNPSTEDFVKAIESLHAEHIYLLPNNGNIILAAQQAVELCERSITVIPTRTVPQGLAAVLSFREEESAQVNADAMEQAAKQVSSGQVTHAVRDTSIDGIDIREGDFIGILEKSIVASSPELLQTCRDLLTRMMEEGGELVTVLTGEQADEAETTALSEWISLAFPEAELEVHAGGQPLYPYLFAVE, from the coding sequence ATGTTGAGCAAGCGTTTTATTAGCGGATCGGACTTTACCGGCATGGTGCATAGGGGCGCGGAATGTCTGCAACGTAATGTTGAACGCGTCAATGCACTGAATGTTTTCCCGGTGCCTGACGGCGATACCGGAACGAATATGAATTTAACCATGACCTCTGGGGTACAGGAACTTGTCAACAAACCGTCCCCGGCCATAGGAAAAGTTTCGGAAGCGTTTTCGAAGGGGCTGCTGATGGGCGCGCGAGGGAATTCGGGCGTTATCCTGTCCCAGCTATTCCGCGGCTTCTCCAGAAGCCTGGCAGGTCAAGAAGAGATCAATACGCAGCAGCTTGCAGCGGCTCTTCAGCATGGTGTCGATATGGCCTACAAGGCAGTTGTAAAGCCTGTTGAGGGCACGATTCTTACTGTCGCTAAAGAAGCGGCTAAACATGCCGTGTCCATTGCGCGCCGTACGACCGATGTGGTTGAGATGATGCGCGAGGTGCATGGCAAGGCGTACGAGGCCTTGCAGCGGACGCCGGATATGCTGCCTGTTCTGAAGCAGGTAGGCGTCGTAGACTCCGGTGGACAGGGGCTAGTACATATTTACGAGGGATTCGTTCAAGCGCTCGGCGAACCGGGCTACGCAGCGGATCAGCAAACAGGAACCCGACAAGGCCCGGGTCTGAAGGCAGGGTATACGAGCTTTGCGCCGCAGCAGCCGGCCAGCGCCCAATCGCGTTTATCTACGGAAGCTATTGAATATTTATACGATATGGAGTTTTTCATAAACCGCAAGCTTGCCGGCATAGCCGCGCTTCCCTTCGATGAAGCGGCGTTCAAGAAGGCACTTGCCAAAGACGGCGACTCGATCCTTGTCATTGCCGACGACGAGATCATTAAAGTTCACGTCCACTCCCGCAAACCGGGCGATGTCATGAATTACGCGCTTCCTTACGGCGAGCTGACGGACATTCATATTCTGAATATGCGGGAACAGCATCGCGACCTGCTTCACGATGAATCGACAACGGCCGATCAGCCTAACACGGGTGAAGCGATTACGCGCAGCATCGAAGACGAGGCACTGGGGATGAGCGTGCCTGAAGTACTCACTGGCGCTCCTATCGATTCGGTTCCGGTTGAGCAGGCACACGAGTGGGCGCCGTACGGCATTATCGCCGTTGCGATGGGCGAAGGGATATCGAATATTTTCCTCGACAACAACGTCGATATCGTTTTATCCGGCGGACAAACCATGAACCCCAGCACGGAGGATTTCGTGAAAGCGATCGAATCGCTCCATGCGGAACACATCTACTTGCTGCCGAATAACGGCAATATTATTTTGGCGGCTCAACAAGCAGTCGAGCTATGCGAAAGAAGCATCACCGTAATACCGACCCGGACCGTGCCACAAGGGCTCGCAGCCGTGCTTTCGTTCCGTGAAGAGGAGTCGGCTCAGGTCAATGCCGATGCGATGGAGCAGGCTGCGAAGCAGGTCAGCTCCGGACAAGTCACGCATGCAGTTCGGGACACGTCCATCGACGGGATCGATATTCGTGAAGGTGATTTCATCGGCATATTGGAGAAATCCATTGTCGCTTCTTCGCCGGAGCTTCTCCAGACATGCCGGGATTTGTTAACGCGCATGATGGAGGAAGGCGGCGAACTGGTCACGGTTCTGACGGGCGAGCAGGCGGATGAAGCGGAAACGACGGCATTATCCGAGTGGATTTCATTGGCGTTCCCGGAGGCAGAGCTGGAAGTGCATGCAGGCGGGCAACCACTTTACCCGTATTTATTTGCAGTTGAATAG
- the rpe gene encoding ribulose-phosphate 3-epimerase produces MSIIAPSILSANFAALADDIKDVERAGADWIHIDVMDGHFVPNLTFGAPVVQAIRPVTKLPFDVHLMIERPEQLIPSFIKAGADRITVHAEACTHLHRVVHMIKEAGLPAGVAFNPATPIAAVENLLDDLDLILIMTVNPGFGGQQFIPQSLPKLRQLRTMLAERGMSHIHIQVDGGINAQTSVLVREAGADVLVAGNAVFLEQDRAAAIASLR; encoded by the coding sequence ATGTCGATCATCGCACCATCCATTCTGTCAGCGAACTTTGCCGCACTTGCAGATGATATTAAAGACGTAGAACGCGCGGGAGCCGATTGGATACACATTGATGTGATGGACGGCCATTTCGTGCCCAACCTGACGTTTGGTGCGCCCGTTGTACAAGCCATACGACCGGTAACGAAGCTGCCCTTCGATGTGCATCTCATGATTGAGCGGCCCGAGCAGCTCATACCGTCGTTCATCAAAGCAGGCGCTGACCGCATAACCGTACATGCCGAAGCTTGCACGCATCTTCATCGCGTTGTCCACATGATTAAGGAAGCCGGCCTGCCGGCAGGCGTTGCGTTTAATCCGGCGACGCCTATCGCGGCTGTCGAGAATCTTCTGGACGATCTTGATCTCATTCTGATCATGACGGTCAATCCCGGTTTCGGCGGCCAGCAGTTTATTCCGCAATCGCTGCCTAAGCTCCGTCAGCTTCGGACGATGCTGGCAGAGCGCGGGATGTCTCATATCCATATTCAAGTGGATGGGGGCATTAATGCACAGACCTCCGTACTCGTTCGCGAAGCCGGCGCGGATGTGCTGGTGGCCGGCAATGCGGTATTTCTGGAACAAGATCGCGCGGCAGCTATTGCTTCGCTTCGCTAG
- the spoVM gene encoding stage V sporulation protein SpoVM: MKFYTIKLPKFLGGFVKAILNTFQKN, translated from the coding sequence ATGAAATTTTACACAATCAAGCTGCCAAAGTTTTTGGGCGGGTTTGTGAAAGCAATTTTGAATACATTCCAGAAAAACTGA
- the rpmB gene encoding 50S ribosomal protein L28: protein MSRKCFVTGKGPGTGNHVSHANNKNRRSWGVNVQKVRILVDGKPKRVYVSTRALKSGKLTRV, encoded by the coding sequence ATGTCTCGCAAATGTTTTGTTACGGGCAAAGGTCCCGGCACAGGTAATCACGTTTCGCACGCGAACAACAAAAACCGCCGTTCTTGGGGCGTTAACGTTCAAAAAGTACGGATTCTCGTTGACGGTAAGCCAAAACGCGTTTATGTCAGCACTCGCGCTCTGAAATCGGGCAAATTGACTCGCGTATAA